A region from the Corynebacterium halotolerans YIM 70093 = DSM 44683 genome encodes:
- a CDS encoding cytochrome b yields MSNKLAQMGNNIDSRYTVSGLLRPQLNKVFPTHWSFLLGEIALYSFIILLLTGVYLALFFDPSITKVIYDGAYLPLNGVEMSRAYATALDLSFEVRGGLFMRQMHHWAALMFMASMVVHMLRIFFTGAFRRPREANWIIGVTLILLGMVEGFMGYSLPDDLLSGVGLRIMSAIIVGLPIIGTWLHWLIFGGDFPSDLMLDRFYIAHVLIIPGIILALIAAHLALVWYQKHTQFPGAGRTENNVVGIRIMPVFAVKSIGFGLLTAGALALMSGVTTINAIWNLGPYNPSAVSAGSQPDWYMLWTDGAARVMPAWELYLGNYTIPSAFWVALLCGLLVVLLFAYPWIEKKLTGDDAHHNLLQRPRDVPVRSGIGAMGIVFFVLLTVSGGNDHVAHFFQISLNAMTWVGRIGLLLLPPIAYFITYRICVGLQRSDREVLEHGIETGVIKQMPNGAFVEIHQPLGPVDAQGNAIPLEYAGAHVPKQMNELGFAGSPGRGGFFSPDDATIAERAEQIEHDNEREEKAMLESLQAANRENDREQGRLD; encoded by the coding sequence ATGAGCAACAAACTCGCCCAAATGGGCAACAACATTGATTCCCGTTACACCGTTTCCGGTCTGCTGCGCCCGCAGCTGAACAAGGTCTTCCCGACGCACTGGTCCTTCCTGCTCGGTGAGATCGCGCTGTACAGCTTCATCATCCTGCTGCTGACCGGTGTCTACCTGGCACTGTTCTTCGACCCGTCGATCACCAAGGTGATCTACGACGGCGCCTACCTTCCGCTCAACGGCGTGGAGATGTCGCGCGCCTACGCCACCGCCCTGGACCTCTCTTTCGAGGTCCGTGGTGGACTGTTCATGCGTCAGATGCACCACTGGGCCGCCCTGATGTTCATGGCCTCCATGGTCGTGCACATGCTGCGCATCTTCTTCACCGGCGCCTTCCGGCGCCCGCGTGAGGCCAACTGGATCATCGGTGTCACCCTGATCCTGCTGGGCATGGTCGAGGGCTTCATGGGCTACTCCCTGCCGGACGACCTGCTCTCCGGCGTCGGCCTGCGCATCATGTCCGCCATCATCGTCGGCCTGCCGATCATCGGCACCTGGCTGCACTGGCTGATCTTCGGCGGCGACTTCCCGTCCGACCTGATGCTGGACCGCTTCTACATCGCCCACGTGCTGATCATCCCGGGCATCATCCTCGCCCTGATCGCCGCGCACCTGGCACTGGTCTGGTACCAGAAGCACACCCAGTTCCCGGGCGCCGGCCGCACCGAGAACAACGTCGTCGGCATCCGCATCATGCCGGTCTTCGCGGTCAAGTCCATCGGCTTCGGCCTGCTGACCGCCGGCGCCCTGGCGCTGATGTCCGGTGTGACCACCATCAACGCGATCTGGAACCTGGGCCCCTACAACCCGTCGGCGGTCTCCGCCGGTTCCCAGCCGGACTGGTACATGCTCTGGACGGACGGCGCCGCCCGTGTCATGCCGGCATGGGAGCTCTACCTGGGCAACTACACCATCCCGTCGGCTTTCTGGGTCGCCCTGCTGTGTGGCCTGCTGGTCGTGCTCCTGTTCGCCTACCCCTGGATCGAGAAGAAGCTCACCGGCGACGACGCCCACCACAACCTGCTGCAGCGCCCGCGTGACGTTCCGGTCCGTTCCGGCATCGGTGCCATGGGCATCGTGTTCTTCGTCCTGCTCACCGTCTCCGGCGGTAACGACCACGTCGCGCACTTCTTCCAGATCTCGCTGAACGCCATGACCTGGGTCGGCCGTATCGGCCTGCTGCTCCTGCCGCCGATCGCGTACTTCATCACCTACCGCATCTGCGTCGGTCTGCAGCGCTCCGACCGTGAGGTTCTCGAGCACGGTATCGAGACCGGCGTCATCAAGCAGATGCCGAACGGTGCCTTCGTGGAGATCCACCAGCCGCTGGGCCCGGTGGACGCACAGGGCAACGCGATCCCGCTGGAGTACGCCGGCGCCCACGTCCCGAAGCAGATGAACGAGCTCGGCTTCGCCGGCTCCCCGGGCCGCGGCGGCTTCTTCTCCCCGGACGACGCCACCATCGCCGAGCGTGCCGAGCAGATCGAGCACGACAACGAACGCGAGGAGAAGGCCATGCTGGAGAGCCTGCAGGCCGCCAACCGCGAGAACGACCGTGAACAGGGCCGGCTGGACTAA